A genomic region of Melopsittacus undulatus isolate bMelUnd1 chromosome 5, bMelUnd1.mat.Z, whole genome shotgun sequence contains the following coding sequences:
- the CEP41 gene encoding centrosomal protein of 41 kDa: MSSRRSVGDPEYLTRRIPQNPKYQHIKTRLDTGCSLTKYTEKLVKVKKNYRYKKDELFKRLKVTTFAQLVIQVASLSDEILEVTNKEIHKLEDGDSAAAHPDAEVTEETNGKGSPDRTPSPILFLNNAGAGVSYRSTLQSVISGVGELGIEEGTPKKEDTAAKDTPYPDCPFLLLDVRDRDAYNQCHIIGAYSYPIAMLSRAMNPYSNTILEYKNAHGKMIILYDNDERLASQAATSMCERGFENVFMLSGGLKVLAQKIPEGLITGSLPACCHVTPPSGSARKKTSLQVPFTPAENRWRFSEDNLQKIKCYLEEQHIPSDTASRLSSGSSGHNSRATARRSSSSLPSTAGNGGVLSAHSFSRNSIQNRPWK; the protein is encoded by the exons ATGTCGAGCAGGAGGAGCGTTGGGGACCCTGAG TATTTAACCAGACGCATCCCTCAGAATCCCAAATACCAGCATATAAAAACCCGTCTCGATACTG GGTGCAGCTTGACAAAATACACTGAGAAATTGGTAAAAGTCAAAAAAA atTACAGATATAAAAAGGATGAGCTGTTTAAAAGGCTGAAAGTGACCACTTTTGCCCAGTTG GTCATCCAGGTTGCCTCTTTATCTGATGAAATCTTAGAAGTGACAAACAAGGAGATCCACAAGCTGGAAG ATGGTGATTCTGCTGCTGCACATCCAGATGCTGAAGTCACGGAAGAGACAAATGGGAAAGGAAGCCCTGATAGGACACCCAGTCCAATCCTGTTCCTAAACAATGCAGGGGCTGGGGTTTCCTATCGCTCCACACTGCAGAG TGTGATAAGTGGTGTTGGTGAACTGGGTATAGAGGAGGGCACTCCAAAGAAAGAAGACACTGCGGCTAAAGACACACCTTATCCCGACTGCCCCTTCCTGCTTTTGGATGTAAGAGACCGCGACGCATACAACCAATGTCATATTATTGGAG CTTATTCCTACCCTATTGCAATGCTGTCTAGAGCCATGAATCCATACTCAAATACTATTCTGGAATAT AAAAATGCCCATGGGAAGATGATAATTCTGTATGACAATGATGAGAGGTTAGCCAGCCAGGCTGCAACATCTATGTGTGAGAGGGGCTTTGAGAACGTCTTCATGTTATCTGGAG GTCTAAAGGTCCTAGCACAGAAGATCCCAGAAGGACTCATCACGGGCTCGCTCCCTGCATGTTGCCATGTAACACCTCCCTCTGGATCTGCCCGGAAAAAGACCTCTCTGCAGGTGCCATTCACACCAGCTGAGAATAGATGGAGATTCTCTGAAGATAACCTACAGAAGATTAAATGCTACCTTGAAGAGCAGCACATTCCTTCAGACACTGCCA GCCGTCTTAGCAGTGGATCTTCAGGACACAATTCAAGGGCAACCGCTaggaggagcagctccagtctccccagcactgctggcaaTGGGGGAGTCCTCAGTGCCCACTCATTCAGCAGGAACAGCATCCAGAACAGGCCATGGAAATAA
- the LOC101878601 gene encoding carboxypeptidase A1-like — protein MKVLVLLAALVAVATSTETFTGHQVLRIIPATEKELQKVHELQDVEELQLDFWLAPRVPGHPVDIRVPLHSLQPLKEHLESNDISYSVMIKDVQALLAHEQMEMLHRPRQLVFSTDNFNFAAYHTLDEIYAFMDLLVAENPNLVSKIQIGRSTENRPLYVLRFSRGGTNRPAIWIDTGIHSREWVTQASGVWFAKKIVQDHENDEGLASILNEMDIYLEIVTNPDGFVYTHTQNRMWRKTRSRNSGSLCVGVDPNRNWNAGFGVAGASRNPCSETYHGPYANSEPEVKAIVDFVNNHGNIKAFISIHSYSQLLLYPYGYTRTPAPDQRELHEISKKAVAALSSLYGTSYQYGSIYTTIYQASGSSVDWSYNQGIKYSFTFELRDTGRYGFLLPASQIIPTAQETWLALKVIMQHTLNHPY, from the exons ATGAAGGTCCTCGTGCTCCTAGCTGCCCTGGTGGCAGTGGCCACCAGCACCGAGACGTTTACTGG GCATCAAGTGCTGCGCATCATCCCTGCCACcgagaaggagctgcagaaggtgcATGAGCTGCAGGATGTGGAGGAGCTGCAG CTGGACTTCTGGCTAGCACCACGTGTCCCCGGGCACCCTGTGGACATCCGTGTGCCCCTGCATAGCCTCCAGCCCCTCAAAGAGCACCTGGAGAGCAATGACATCTCCTACTCTGTCATGATCAAGGACGTGCAG GCACTGCTGGCACATGAGCAGATGGAGATGCTCCATCGCCCCCGCCAACTGGTGTTCTCCACTGACAACTTCAACTTTGCCGCTTACCATACCCTGGATGAG ATCTATGCCTTCATGGACCTGCTGGTGGCTGAGAACCCCAACCTGGTCAGCAAGATTCAGATCGGCAGGTCAACAGAAAACCGTCCCCTCTACGTGCTCAGG TTCAGCAGGGGGGGCACAAACCGCCCGGCCATCTGGATTGACACCGGCATCCACTCCAGGGAATGGGTGACACAGGCCAGTGGGGTCTGGTTTGCCAAGAAG ATTGTTCAGGATCATGAGAATGATGAGGGTCTGGCCTCCATCCTGAACGAGATGGACATCTACCTGGAGATCGTCACCAACCCCGATGGCTTCGTCTATACCCACACACAG AACCGCATGTGGCGCAAGACCAGGTCCAGGAACTCAGGCTCCCTTTGTGTTGGTGTGGACCCCAACCGCAACTGGAACGCAGGGTTTGGAG TGGCTGGGGCCAGCAGGAACCCCTGCTCAGAGACATACCACGGACCCTATGCCAACTCGGAGCCCGAGGTGAAGGCCATCGTGGACTTTGTGAACAACCACGGGAACATCAAGGCTTTCATCTCCATCCACAGCtactcccagctcctgctctacCCCTATGGCTACACCCGCACCCCAGCACCTGACCAAAGGGAACTG CACGAGATATCCAAGAAGGCAGTTGCAGCTTTGTCTTCTCTGTATGGCACTAGCTATCAGTATGGCAGCATCTACACTACCATCT ATCAAGCCAGTGGATCTAGTGTTGACTGGTCATACAATCAAGGCATTAAATACTCCTTCACCTTCGAGCTGCGGGACACAGGGAGGTATGGattcctgctccctgccagccAGATCATCCCAACAGCCCAGGAGACGTGGCTGGCGCTGAAGGTCATCATGCAGCACACACTGAATCATCCCTACTAA
- the LOC101878769 gene encoding carboxypeptidase A1-like isoform X2, protein MAEAHLCLLTMKILLVFASLVAATCSEQLFVGDQVLRITASNEEQIALLRALDEQTELQVDFWRHPASPGHPADLRVPFPSLQAVKTLLESNGISYSIMIQDLQKLVDEEKKAMAKPSKTKRSGSTFNFASYHTIDEIYDWMDTLVADHPDLVSKLQIGQSYENRSLYVLKFSTGGSNRSAIWLDTGIHSREWITQATGAWTANKIAEEYGQDPSVTAVLDSMDIFLEIIANPDGFAYTHSSNRMWRKTRSINAGSHCIGVDPNRNWDAGFGGSGSSSNPCSETYRGPYAHSEREVKAIADFILGHGNVKLVISIHSYSQMLLYPYGYKTAPAPDHQELNEVAKKAVSDLAAVYGTKYTYGSIVNSIYLAAGTTIDWTYDHGVKYSFTLELRDTGYYGFLLPSTQIIPTATETWAALLDIMVHVLEHPY, encoded by the exons ATGGCTGAGGCTCATCTGTGTCTGCTCACCATGAAGATCCTCCTGGTCTTCGCCTCCCTCGTGGCAGCCACCTGCAGTGAGCAGCTCTTCGTGGG gGACCAGGTCCTCCGCATCACAGCCAGCAATGAGGAGCAGATTGCCCTGCTCAGGGCGCTGGATGAGCAGACAGAGCTGCAG GTTGACTTCTGGCGTCACCCTGCCAGCCCTGGCCACCCAGCTGACCTGCGGGtgcccttccccagcctccaGGCTGTCAAAACCCTCCTGGAATCCAATGGCATTTCCTACAGCATCATGATCCAGGACCTGCAG AAACTAGTGGATGAGGAGAAGAAAGCCATGGCAAAGCCAAGCAAGACAAAGAGGAGCGGCAGCACATTCAATTTTGCCTCCTACCACACGATAGATGAG ATCTACGACTGGATGGACACGCTGGTGGCCGATCATCCCGACCTGGTCAGCAAGCTCCAGATCGGGCAGAGCTATGAGAACAGATCCCTGTATGTGCTGAAG TTCAGCACTGGGGGATCCAACCGGTCGGCCATCTGGCTGGACACTGGCATCCATTCCCGGGAATGGATCACACAAGCCACTGGTGCCTGGACAGCCAACAAG ATTGCTGAGGAGTATGGCCAGGACCCTTCTGTCACTGCCGTCCTGGACAGCATGGACATCTTCTTGGAGATCATTGCCAACCCGGATGGCTTTGCCTACACCCACAGCTCT AACCGCATGTGGCGCAAGACGAGGTCCATCAATGCCGGCTCCCACTGCATCGGTGTGGATCCCAACCGGAACTGGGATGCTGGGTTTGGAG GCTCTGGCTCCAGCAGCAACCCCTGCTCCGAGACCTACCGTGGTCCTTATGCCCACTCCGAGAGGGAAGTGAAAGCCATTGCAGACTTCATCCTTGGTCATGGGAATGTGAAGTTGGTCATCTCCATCCACAGCTACTCCCAGATGCTGCTTTACCCCTATGGCTACAAGACAGCACCGGCACCTGATCACCAGGAGCTG AATGAAGTGGCTAAAAAGGCAGTGAGTGACTTGGCTGCTGTATATGGGACAAAGTACACCTATGGCAGCATCGTGAACAGCATCT acCTGGCTGCTGGCACCACCATTGACTGGACCTATGACCATGGGGTGAAATACTCCTTCACACTGGAGCTGAGGGACACGGGGTACTATGgcttcctcctgcccagcacCCAGATCATCCCCACTGCTACCGAGACCTGGGCAGCGCTGCTGGACATCATGGTCCACGTCCTGGAGCATCCATACTGA
- the LOC101878769 gene encoding carboxypeptidase A1-like isoform X1, protein MAEAHLCLLTMKILLVFASLVAATCSEQLFVGDQVLRITASNEEQIALLRALDEQTELQVDFWRHPASPGHPADLRVPFPSLQAVKTLLESNGISYSIMIQDLQKLVDEEKKAMAKPSKTKRSGSTFNFASYHTIDEIYDWMDTLVADHPDLVSKLQIGQSYENRSLYVLKFSTGGSNRSAIWLDTGIHSREWITQATGAWTANKIAEEYGQDPSVTAVLDSMDIFLEIIANPDGFAYTHSSNRMWRKTRSINAGSHCIGVDPNRNWDAGFGGSGSSSNPCSETYRGPYAHSEREVKAIADFILGHGNVKLVISIHSYSQMLLYPYGYKTAPAPDHQELVRWSQHVDMGLSAPALVEKSGWIIPGPCSSCCSQPEAHQLVLGIITSTRLEKTSKIIKPNCCPALPRPPLEKGRGIAGCSCHPSKNRVFWGKAGAEGLENCWDLGSAAPRSWSTRSHHSGALPCRMKWLKRQ, encoded by the exons ATGGCTGAGGCTCATCTGTGTCTGCTCACCATGAAGATCCTCCTGGTCTTCGCCTCCCTCGTGGCAGCCACCTGCAGTGAGCAGCTCTTCGTGGG gGACCAGGTCCTCCGCATCACAGCCAGCAATGAGGAGCAGATTGCCCTGCTCAGGGCGCTGGATGAGCAGACAGAGCTGCAG GTTGACTTCTGGCGTCACCCTGCCAGCCCTGGCCACCCAGCTGACCTGCGGGtgcccttccccagcctccaGGCTGTCAAAACCCTCCTGGAATCCAATGGCATTTCCTACAGCATCATGATCCAGGACCTGCAG AAACTAGTGGATGAGGAGAAGAAAGCCATGGCAAAGCCAAGCAAGACAAAGAGGAGCGGCAGCACATTCAATTTTGCCTCCTACCACACGATAGATGAG ATCTACGACTGGATGGACACGCTGGTGGCCGATCATCCCGACCTGGTCAGCAAGCTCCAGATCGGGCAGAGCTATGAGAACAGATCCCTGTATGTGCTGAAG TTCAGCACTGGGGGATCCAACCGGTCGGCCATCTGGCTGGACACTGGCATCCATTCCCGGGAATGGATCACACAAGCCACTGGTGCCTGGACAGCCAACAAG ATTGCTGAGGAGTATGGCCAGGACCCTTCTGTCACTGCCGTCCTGGACAGCATGGACATCTTCTTGGAGATCATTGCCAACCCGGATGGCTTTGCCTACACCCACAGCTCT AACCGCATGTGGCGCAAGACGAGGTCCATCAATGCCGGCTCCCACTGCATCGGTGTGGATCCCAACCGGAACTGGGATGCTGGGTTTGGAG GCTCTGGCTCCAGCAGCAACCCCTGCTCCGAGACCTACCGTGGTCCTTATGCCCACTCCGAGAGGGAAGTGAAAGCCATTGCAGACTTCATCCTTGGTCATGGGAATGTGAAGTTGGTCATCTCCATCCACAGCTACTCCCAGATGCTGCTTTACCCCTATGGCTACAAGACAGCACCGGCACCTGATCACCAGGAGCTGGTGAGATGGTCCCAACATGTAGACATGGGGCTGTCAGCACCAGCCTTGGTGGAAAAGTCCGGTTGGATCATTCCAGGACCCTGCTCCTCTTGTTGTAGCCAACCTGAAGCCCATCAATTGGTTCTTGGAATCATAacatcaaccaggttggaaaagacctctaagatcatcaagcccaactgttgcccagccctgccaaggccaccactagAAAAAGGGAGGGGGATAGCAGGATGTAGCTGCCATCCATCAAAAAATAGGGTGTTTTggggaaaagcaggagcagaggggttggaaaaCTGCTGGGATCTAGGCTCTGCTGCCCCAAGATCTTGGTCCACCAGGTCTCACCACTCTGGGGCTCTCCCTTGCAGAATGAAGTGGCTAAAAAGGCAGTGA